The Primulina eburnea isolate SZY01 chromosome 12, ASM2296580v1, whole genome shotgun sequence genome includes the window ATATTAATCGTCGGGTCGAAAAAacataacaaattaaaaaataacatagagaaaatattattgtttaacCTATGAACAAATTTAGACactgaaataattatttttaatgagtagatcttttgtgagacgatttcacgaatttttatctgtgagacgggtcaacctaccgatattcacaataaaaaataatactcttagtataaaaaataatttttttataaatgatctaataagatatatgtctcagaaaatacgatccgtgagatcgtccttgtcatttttaatatttttaattagtgATCTTGTGTTCACTCTGTCATGCAGTACGCGTTCGGTGAAGTGTCATTTACGTGAATTAACGGCATCATCGTCTTCGCTGCCTCCACTTCACATCCTTTTCTTCTCCGCTGTAATTTCACTTCACAGCACGTGCACTTCCCGCTCTCCTCGCGCCATTATTTCGCAATAAATCTCAGTTTTGTCTGTTCGAATCAATAACGTTTTCCAATCATTCATTGCTCTTTGTTCGGACTGCCCGCTCAGTCATTTGCTATTCCTCAAGGGAGAAGGCGCCCGATTCTTTATTTCTTGTTGCTACCCTGTGAGCTTGGTTTTCGTCCCTCTATTTGCAGTGTTTGAATTCTTGTGTTTTTTCCCCTCAAAAAAGgggaaaaataaaaagaatctTGTGCTTAGCTGTTATTTGTATGATTTCATTGATGATGCGTGCACACGCGGTGGGTTTATCTACCTGTACGTTTTTGGAGCTTCTGTAACTGCCGCTATTTTTAGAATTTTTGTTTGGCGTGTTGCGGCTGAGGTTTTAGGAAATCAAAAAATTCTTTGGTCTGGGGGATTGCGGTGGTGAGCGTTTGATTCTTTTGCTGATTAATTGtggaaatttcattttttttttcatgaaattCTTTGGAACATCTTTGAATTGCTCGAGATTTCAAAAACCCGAAATTTGAATATCTGCGTACTTATCTGGGCGGTAAGCTAAACAGAGGCGACGAAAAGGACTATTGACGAAGTGAATTTGTGGCGCAGTTCACTGAACTTCTGGGCATAGCTTGTGTAAACGTTAGTTCTTTAGCGGACTGAGGAAAGAAAACAAATTTCCCTctgattttttgttgttgtaagGAAACTTAACTACTGAATTTGGTTGGCAGACAAACCGCTGTTATcagaatattaatttaaaacggATATAATATTGATGGCTATTAATTATCAATAACAGCAatatatgatttattaagtATCACGCGTTCATTTCCTTTTGTTCTTTGATTTGTTTCTACTGATTTTGGAATTTATGCAGAGATGTAAGAAGTGCTTAATCGAAGGCCTAAAACACTAAAAAGACTAGAAGAAGAAATGAGCACAAAGATCAAGTTCATGTGTGCAACAATTTTAGTGTTTAATGCTCTGTACTTGCTATCAGCAGCTGAACCTGAAGAAGACAAACGAGCACTGCTCGATTTTATTGATAACATATACCATTCAAGGCATCTGAATTGGGATGAGGGAACTTCCGTTTGCAGTGGATGGACAGGAATCACTTGTAACAGTGATAATTCAAGAGTCATCGTTGTTCGACTGCCTGCTATTGGATTAAAAGGCAGAATTCCTGTGAACACTCTTGGACGTTTGTCGGAGCTTCAGATCTTGAGTCTGAGATCAAATGGTATTAGCGGTCCTTTTCCATCAGAGCttttaaatcttgaaaatttAACTGGTCTTTTCCTTCAGTTCAATAATTTTCAAGGTCCATTGCCATTGGATGTTTCAGCTTGGAAAAATCTCACGTTGTTAAATCTGTCCGATAACGAATTCAATGGTAGTATCCCATTGTCCATTTCaaatttgactcatttaactTTGTTGAATCTTGCCAACAACTGGCTTTCTGGTAATATTCCCGATCTGAATATCCCGAGTATGAAATTGTTGAATCTGTCTAACAATAATCTAACTGGAGTTATACCTCAATCTCTTCTTAGATTTCCCAGTTCATCTTTTTCTGGGAACaatatttcacaagaaaattcacTGTCTCCGGTTCTTTCTCCTAGTGATCCTGCTGTTGTACCAAAAAAGCATACCCTAAGATTTAGTGAATCTGCTATTCTGGGAATTGTTGTTGGCGGTTGTGCAGTGGCATTCATGGTTATTTCCTTGCTGCTAATTTTCGCATACAAGAAGGAAGGTGATGATGATCGTGAAACGACCAGTGATAAAAAACCAGATAAGCTGGAAAAATCTTCAAAGGAGATGGTTTCTGGCAATCAAGATGGAAACAGTAGGCTAACATTCTTTGAGGGATGTATTCTTGCTTTTGACCTCGAAGATCTATTGAGGGCGTCAGCCGAGGTTCTTGGGAAAGGAACATTTGGAACTACGTATAAGGCAGCACTGGAGGATGCGACCATAGTTGCGGTAAAGAGATTGAAGGAAGTTTTTGTTGGGAGGAAAGACTTTGAGCGCCAGATGGAAATTGTGGGAAATATAAGACACGAGAATGTGGCTCCATTAAGGGCCTATTATTATTCAAAAGATGAGAAGCTTATCGTATATGACTATTTTGATCAGGGAAGCTTATCTGCCTTGCTACATGGTATGTAGAATCGTGGTCTTTGTCGAATTATCGAAATTTAATGTGACAATCTTGTGCATTCATATTCTTGCAGCAAACCGAGGCGAGAAGAGGATTTCTTTAGACTGGGAGACCCGTCTACAAATTGCAACAGGCACAGCACGGGGTATTGCCTATATCCATTCCCAAAGCGGTGGAAAACTTGTACACGGAAACATAA containing:
- the LOC140806957 gene encoding probable inactive receptor kinase At4g23740 encodes the protein MSTKIKFMCATILVFNALYLLSAAEPEEDKRALLDFIDNIYHSRHLNWDEGTSVCSGWTGITCNSDNSRVIVVRLPAIGLKGRIPVNTLGRLSELQILSLRSNGISGPFPSELLNLENLTGLFLQFNNFQGPLPLDVSAWKNLTLLNLSDNEFNGSIPLSISNLTHLTLLNLANNWLSGNIPDLNIPSMKLLNLSNNNLTGVIPQSLLRFPSSSFSGNNISQENSLSPVLSPSDPAVVPKKHTLRFSESAILGIVVGGCAVAFMVISLLLIFAYKKEGDDDRETTSDKKPDKLEKSSKEMVSGNQDGNSRLTFFEGCILAFDLEDLLRASAEVLGKGTFGTTYKAALEDATIVAVKRLKEVFVGRKDFERQMEIVGNIRHENVAPLRAYYYSKDEKLIVYDYFDQGSLSALLHANRGEKRISLDWETRLQIATGTARGIAYIHSQSGGKLVHGNIKASNIFLNSQQYGCISDLCLAILMNPISPPVMRIAGYRAPEVTNTKKVSQASDVYSFGVVLLELLTGKSPVHISGGEEVIHLVRWVNSVVREEWTGEVFDVELLMYPNIEEEMVALLQIGLSCVARIPEERPKMTDVVSMVEDIRNMNRGSSPSLETKSLGSTPTFTPKVDEIGGSSSVRN